CGGATTACCAGGCAACTGCGTGTGCTTGCGCTGCATGAACgacttcgtcgtcgtcggccagcAGCTGGCGGAGAACGATcacggcgagctcggcggcggcggcgacgagcacaCGATGTACACGTTCGAGGTGACGGTGACGAACCGGTGCTGCTGCGAGGTGAGCAGCGTCGTCGTGGCGGCGCCGGGGTTCCGGAGCGCCGTCCCGGTGGAGCCGAAGCTGTTCCGGCGGatcgccggcggggaggagaAGGGCTACtacctcgtcggcgacggcgaggcgatcCCGAACAACGGGTCAAGCGTCACCTTC
This genomic window from Oryza sativa Japonica Group chromosome 12, ASM3414082v1 contains:
- the LOC112937311 gene encoding uncharacterized protein; this encodes MESKSKPLLALLCLMIAKGNCVCLRCMNDFVVVGQQLAENDHGELGGGGDEHTMYTFEVTVTNRCCCEVSSVVVAAPGFRSAVPVEPKLFRRIAGGEEKGYYLVGDGEAIPNNGSSVTFFYAWSTVFRMDVVSMTVSRCR